DNA from Rubripirellula lacrimiformis:
TCGCCTCCACGTCAACAGCCTCTCGACCGGGAAGCGTAGCGATGCGTTCCAGATTGTCGCGTCCGATTCCCAGCATCGCCAGCGCCTTGGACACGCTTGAATGAGGTGTGCCGCACAGCACTCGGACCGGGGGCAGCCCCGACAATCCTGCTTGCGCGATGTCGACACCGTGTTTGCGGCCAACCCATTGCCGCCCGGTCGCCAGTCCAACAAAGTTCGCCATCGTGGCGCCGGATACAAAAACGCCGCTGTGATCCTCGGAAAGACCAAATAGTTGGCGCAGCATGTGGATCGCGGCGAGCTCGATCTGCGGTGCGATCGAATCGTTGGAACCGGTCGCATTCTGGTCATAGACAGCGGTCAGCCAGTCACCGGCTAAGCTGGCCGGGGTTGCGCCGCCGGTCACCAGACCGAAATAGTGAGGCCCCGCCGAACCGCTGATCCAATCGGCGTACTTGGATCGAAAAAGATCCAACGTTTGGCTCGCGCCGATGCCATCATCCGGCAGCGTTTCAGGCACCATTGCCGGCGGCACGACCGCCGCTGGCCGGTCGCCGTCAGCACCCAAAAAACGTACTCCATCATCCAGTACGCTCGCTAGGATTTCGGCGATGTGTTGTTGATCGGATCGAAGTTGTTCGTACATCGGCGGTCTAAGAGGTTCACAAGGCGGCAGCGGGTCGGATCAACCAGGATGATACCCATCAACGCTGCGTTCGTAACGCATCCAAACGGCAATCCAACCCCACGTAGGGCGGCCTTTCCAGGCCGTCACTGACCTCGCGTCCATCCACCAACGGCCTTTCCAGGCCGTTCTACGAATGAATCCCACTGGCCTGTTGGGATCTGATAGTCTTGGTGGGCCCCCCCCACGCAGCGATTGCTGCGACGATGCCAGCGTTCGAAACACCGGGAACATCATGACTGAATCGATTGACAACGAATTGCGTGATCGGCTGGAACAATTTCGCGGTGACTTCGCGCGATTGCGCGATGAAGTGTCCAAGCGGATCGTCGGTCAGCAACCGATTGTTGACGGAGTCCTGACTTCGTTGATCGCTGGCGGACACGTGTTGCTAGAGGGCGTTCCCGGGTTGGGGAAAACGTTGTTGGTACGAACCTTGTCGGAAGTTTTGGAGGCACCGTTTGGTCGAATCCAGTTCACTCCCGACCTGATGCCTGCCGACTTGATCGGTACCAATATTTTGGTTGAAACCCAGGATGGACGAAAAGAGTTTCAGTTCCAACGAGGGCCCATTTTTGCCAACGTGGTGTTGGCGGATGAAATCAACCGTGCGACTCCCAAGACACAGTCCGCTCTGTTGGAAGCGATGCAGGAACACAGCGTCACGGTGGCTGGCGTTTCGCATCAGTTGGATGGCTTGTTTTTCGTGCTGGCCACGCAGAATCCGTTGGAAATGGAAGGCACCTATCCGCTGCCCGAGGCTCAGTTGGACCGATTCCTGATGAAATTGGTCGTGCCATTTCCGACGACGACCGAGATGGAATCGATCATGGATCGCACGACGGCCGGTGAAATCCCACCACCGGATCGAATCATGTCGGCCGATCGAATTTTGGAATTGCGTCAGCTGTCCCGTCAGATACCGATTGCCGACGAAGTCCGACGTTATGCGATCCTGATGATCATGGGGACTCACCCCACCCACGAAGCAGCGACCGACATGGTGCGCCGGTTCGTGCGTTACGGCAGCAGCCCACGTGGCGCGCAAGCTTTGATCTTATGTGCCAAGATCCGAGCGGTCCTGGATGGCCGGTATCACGTCGCCAAAGAAGACATCCGTGACATGGCGCACGCGACTTTGCGTCACCGCGTGATGCTGAACTTTGAAGGTCAGGCCGAAGGGGTCAGCGTGGATGCGATCATCGACAACCTGGTCGAAAATGTCCGCGACGAAGCGTTGGTCGGCTGATCGGGTCGCCAGCCACAGATGGCCAGATGTGCGGGCGAGCGGCTTTCACTTTCAATCTTGATGGTGCGGATGGACAAGAATGTTTGATTCGGAATTCCTGAAACAACTGGAATATTTGTCGTTGTTGTCCAAGCGGATGTTCAAGGGACAATTGTTGGCCCAGCGACGGACGATGCAAACCGGTGGCGGGATCGAGTTTGCCGACCACCGCGAGTACATCAGTGGCGATGATTTGCGCTACTTGGACTGGAACGTCTATGCGCGACACGGCGATCTGTTGCTGAAACGGTTTCAGGAAGAGGAGGATTTACACGTTTACGTTCTGTTGGATGCGTCGGCCAGCATGGATCGAAGTGACGGTGACGGGGGCGTGAACAAGTTCATGTTGGCACGTCAAATAGCGGCCTCGTTGTCATACATCGCGCTGGCCGATTTGGATCGCGTTTCGATTCTGTCCTATGACGATCGGCTGCGGGCGACGATGCCACTGATGCGAGGCAAGAACCAAGTGTTAAGCCTGCTGCGTTTTTTGGAAGGGTTGCAGTGCGGTGGCAACCAAACCAATCTGCAGGGCGTGGTCGGTCAGTTCGTCGAACGAGCGCCACGTACCGGTTTGGCGATCGTGATCAGCGACTTGTATGACCAAAAAGGGTTTCGGGAAGGCATCGATCGACTTCGCTACGCCAGGTTCGAACCGCACGTGATCCAGATTCACACGCCGGGCGAAGCGTCCCCCAGTTTTCTCGGTGACATGGAATTGGTTGATTGCGAAAGTGGCGTCGAAAAGAAGGTCACCGTTACCGAGCGGAAACTGCGTCAATACAAACAGTTGTTCGAAACGTTTCTGGCTGATATTGAAACGTATTGCCGAAACCATGGGCTCAGCCACACACGGGCGACCACCGACGTTCCCTTTGACGCGGTGTTGCTTCGAATGATGCGCAACGCGGCGGTGGGGTAATCATGCCGCTTGCTTCACCCGAACGAATGTGGTGGTTGTGGATCGCGATTCCAATCATCGGTTTCTATATTCTGAAGACGCGTTTGCGTCGTCGGTCAGTCGCCACGTTGCTGTTTTGGGACCAGTTGTTCGAAGAGAAACGACAGCGGTCGCTGTG
Protein-coding regions in this window:
- a CDS encoding AAA family ATPase, with amino-acid sequence MTESIDNELRDRLEQFRGDFARLRDEVSKRIVGQQPIVDGVLTSLIAGGHVLLEGVPGLGKTLLVRTLSEVLEAPFGRIQFTPDLMPADLIGTNILVETQDGRKEFQFQRGPIFANVVLADEINRATPKTQSALLEAMQEHSVTVAGVSHQLDGLFFVLATQNPLEMEGTYPLPEAQLDRFLMKLVVPFPTTTEMESIMDRTTAGEIPPPDRIMSADRILELRQLSRQIPIADEVRRYAILMIMGTHPTHEAATDMVRRFVRYGSSPRGAQALILCAKIRAVLDGRYHVAKEDIRDMAHATLRHRVMLNFEGQAEGVSVDAIIDNLVENVRDEALVG
- a CDS encoding DUF58 domain-containing protein encodes the protein MFDSEFLKQLEYLSLLSKRMFKGQLLAQRRTMQTGGGIEFADHREYISGDDLRYLDWNVYARHGDLLLKRFQEEEDLHVYVLLDASASMDRSDGDGGVNKFMLARQIAASLSYIALADLDRVSILSYDDRLRATMPLMRGKNQVLSLLRFLEGLQCGGNQTNLQGVVGQFVERAPRTGLAIVISDLYDQKGFREGIDRLRYARFEPHVIQIHTPGEASPSFLGDMELVDCESGVEKKVTVTERKLRQYKQLFETFLADIETYCRNHGLSHTRATTDVPFDAVLLRMMRNAAVG